One window of the Podospora pseudopauciseta strain CBS 411.78 chromosome 4, whole genome shotgun sequence genome contains the following:
- a CDS encoding hypothetical protein (EggNog:ENOG503PHS7) — protein sequence MAPILFTHLPTLTINLLSPRQDNNPPTVTIITGTNDDPPVTADPDETTTLTGGAIAGIVIGSIVGLLLLIWIIRSCTNLGAPPNKPAVPGKPWYGSVREEYPPRHTSRSRSRHSHRGHSRTRTVSRERRVGMTEVEPVYVRREGSRSRSRGVDGGYAVYGREEVRGAGGRRSRSRGY from the coding sequence atgGCCCCAATACTAttcacccacctcccaaccCTCACAATAAACCTCCTCTCACCTCGCCAagacaacaaccccccaacagTAACAATAATCACCGGCACCAACGATGACCCCCCCGTGACCGCGGACCCAGatgaaaccaccaccctcaccggcGGGGCCATCGCCGGGATCGTAATCGGCTCAATCGTCGGtttgcttcttctcatcTGGATTATTAGGTCGTGCACCAACTTGGGGGCACCCCCGAACAAGCCTGCGGTGCCGGGGAAGCCGTGGTATGGGAGTGTGAGGGAGGAGTATCCGCCACGACATACGTCCAGGAGCAGGTCGAGGCATTCACACAGGGGACATTCAAGGACGAGGACGGTTAGCAGGGAAAGAAGGGTGGGCATGACGGAGGTGGAGCCGGTTTATgttaggagggaggggtcgaGGAGTAGGAGTCGGGGGGTGGACGGGGGGTATGCGGTttatgggagggaggaggttaggggggcgggggggagaaggagtaGGAGTCGCGGGTATTAa